A single region of the Leisingera thetidis genome encodes:
- a CDS encoding FliM/FliN family flagellar motor C-terminal domain-containing protein: MSETESAEAGSGKQGVLARKLAATKEGVGALASSLTLKALRRSVARAAADLCDLPMAVLAARQSNRIPEDLAERLSDKDLLVVLDCPHGRTGAASMDAATVTALIQQQTIGAVIGKAPDERHYTPTDAAMTAEFLERTFAKVVAMLEGHADQAIFTGYRFGAQVENVRSLVLGMEAEDYRVIELNLDLACGAMQGVMRLILPEPTPEELQDGQGGGAQGPSLGRNLGSIRAELTAVLCRMRVPLREFAGLKVGDSLPLDSAFLYETDLLTIGGQSVAQGRLGQMNGARAVRLNQSGARLAAGSGTEDVGFADGAGMEALPGGPPAIDMGIAAQGLQDPMDDMGLPALDAAPGLDGGGFDLDGGADGGLPALPGDGMGGGLDGGLDPMDLSGLGADGGLTDLPDLPDFPAADLGDFDAGGAGDAAAEISQLAGLDAALPESG; the protein is encoded by the coding sequence ATGTCTGAAACAGAATCAGCAGAGGCGGGCAGCGGCAAGCAGGGTGTGCTTGCGCGCAAGCTGGCAGCGACAAAGGAAGGCGTCGGGGCGCTGGCCAGTTCCCTGACGCTGAAGGCTTTGCGACGCTCGGTTGCCCGCGCGGCTGCCGACCTGTGCGATCTGCCGATGGCCGTGCTGGCAGCGCGCCAGTCCAACCGCATTCCCGAAGATCTGGCAGAACGGCTGTCGGACAAGGATCTGCTGGTGGTGCTGGACTGCCCGCACGGGCGGACCGGGGCTGCCAGCATGGATGCGGCCACCGTGACCGCGCTGATTCAGCAGCAGACCATCGGTGCGGTGATCGGCAAGGCGCCGGATGAGCGTCACTACACGCCCACCGACGCGGCAATGACTGCCGAATTCCTGGAACGCACCTTCGCCAAGGTCGTGGCGATGCTGGAGGGCCACGCCGACCAGGCCATCTTCACCGGCTACCGCTTCGGCGCGCAGGTCGAAAATGTGCGCAGCCTTGTGCTGGGGATGGAGGCAGAGGATTACCGGGTGATCGAGCTGAACCTGGATCTTGCCTGCGGCGCCATGCAGGGCGTGATGCGGCTGATTCTGCCGGAACCGACCCCCGAAGAACTGCAGGACGGCCAGGGCGGCGGTGCCCAGGGCCCGTCGCTGGGCCGCAACCTGGGCTCGATCCGGGCGGAGCTGACTGCGGTACTGTGCCGGATGCGGGTGCCGCTCAGGGAATTCGCCGGGCTGAAAGTGGGTGATTCCCTGCCGCTGGATTCAGCCTTCCTGTATGAGACCGATCTGCTGACCATAGGCGGGCAGTCTGTCGCCCAGGGGCGCCTGGGCCAGATGAACGGCGCGCGCGCGGTCCGGCTGAACCAGTCCGGGGCCAGGCTGGCGGCCGGTTCCGGTACGGAGGATGTCGGGTTTGCTGACGGGGCGGGCATGGAAGCGCTGCCCGGCGGGCCGCCTGCAATCGATATGGGGATAGCGGCACAGGGCCTGCAGGATCCAATGGATGACATGGGGCTGCCCGCATTGGACGCGGCCCCCGGCCTCGATGGCGGCGGCTTCGATCTGGACGGCGGCGCCGACGGCGGATTGCCAGCGCTCCCCGGTGACGGTATGGGCGGCGGCCTCGATGGCGGACTGGACCCGATGGATTTGTCAGGCCTTGGCGCCGATGGCGGGCTGACTGATCTGCCTGATCTGCCCGACTTCCCGGCAGCGGATCTGGGTGACTTCGATGCAGGCGGTGCGGGCGATGCAGCGGCGGAAATCTCCCAGCTCGCGGGGCTGGACGCGGCTTTGCCGGAAAGCGGCTGA
- a CDS encoding MBL fold metallo-hydrolase → MTPAVQAFFDEATNTVSYVVREPEGSACAIIDSVLDYDQAAGRTCTASADRIIEWIKAESLRVEWILESHVHADHLSAAPYLQEELGGRIGIGDRITVIQDTFGKIFNEGTRFQRDGSQFDRLFREGDVFMIGQMRGEVLHTPGHTPACLTYVIGDAAFVGDTLFMPDFGTARCDFPGGSSADLYNSIQKILALPDDTRVFVGHDYKAPGRDAYAWETTVGEQKALNVHIGAGRSIEEFTRMRDARDATLGMPRLILPSLQVNMRAGQMPEPDDQGNVFLKIPVNKI, encoded by the coding sequence ATGACCCCCGCCGTCCAGGCCTTTTTCGACGAAGCCACCAACACCGTCTCCTACGTGGTCCGCGAGCCCGAAGGCTCTGCCTGCGCCATCATCGATTCGGTTCTGGATTACGACCAGGCGGCCGGGCGCACCTGCACTGCCTCGGCCGACAGGATCATCGAATGGATCAAGGCCGAGAGCCTGCGGGTGGAGTGGATTCTCGAAAGCCACGTGCATGCCGACCACCTGTCCGCAGCCCCTTACCTGCAGGAGGAACTGGGGGGCAGGATCGGCATCGGCGACCGGATCACCGTGATCCAGGACACCTTCGGCAAGATCTTCAACGAAGGCACCAGGTTCCAGCGTGACGGCAGCCAGTTCGACCGGCTGTTCCGAGAGGGCGACGTGTTCATGATCGGCCAGATGCGCGGCGAGGTGCTGCACACCCCCGGCCACACGCCCGCCTGCCTCACCTATGTGATCGGCGATGCGGCCTTTGTCGGCGACACCCTGTTCATGCCCGATTTCGGCACGGCGCGCTGCGACTTCCCGGGCGGGTCCTCAGCCGACCTCTACAACTCGATTCAGAAGATCCTGGCACTGCCGGACGACACCCGCGTCTTTGTCGGCCATGACTACAAGGCGCCGGGCCGTGACGCTTATGCCTGGGAAACCACCGTGGGCGAGCAGAAGGCGCTGAACGTGCATATCGGTGCGGGCCGCAGCATCGAGGAATTCACCCGGATGCGCGATGCCCGGGATGCGACACTGGGCATGCCGCGGCTGATCCTGCCATCGCTGCAGGTGAACATGCGGGCAGGCCAGATGCCGGAACCGGATGATCAGGGCAACGTGTTCCTGAAGATCCCGGTCAACAAGATTTAA
- a CDS encoding NAD(P)-dependent oxidoreductase: protein MATSHQASGIRAARLDAAGIAENFSDLHPAYDAHEAAVAADRCYFCYDAPCMTACPTSIDIPQFIREIQAGHPESAARTILTQNILGGMCARVCPTETLCEEVCVRETAEGKPVEIGRLQRYATDTLMERGGHPFTRAEATGKKIAVAGAGPAGLAAAHRLAMLGHSVVVYDAKSKAGGLNEFGIAAYKSTNDFAQREVDWLLQIGGITMDYGKKLGVDLSLDALKEAYDAVFLSIGLAGVNALRAPGEDKDGVRDAVGFIADVRQASDLTTLPVGRNVVVIGGGMTAVDAAVQSKLLGAENVTIAYRRSREEMGASRFEQDLAASKGVKLMFNVMPRAVHGNGAAAEIELEYTEVTDGKVAGTGETVRLAADQVFKAIGQTLEGQPDALALEGRKIKVDANGRTSVAGVWAGGDCASGGEDLTVTAVAEGRDAAMDIHSSLMG, encoded by the coding sequence ATGGCGACCAGCCATCAGGCATCCGGCATCCGGGCGGCGCGTTTGGACGCCGCCGGGATCGCCGAGAACTTCTCGGACCTGCACCCGGCCTATGATGCGCATGAGGCTGCCGTGGCAGCGGACCGCTGCTATTTCTGCTATGACGCGCCCTGCATGACGGCCTGTCCGACCAGCATCGACATCCCCCAGTTCATCCGGGAGATCCAGGCGGGCCACCCCGAAAGCGCGGCCCGCACCATTCTGACGCAGAATATCCTTGGCGGCATGTGCGCCCGGGTCTGCCCGACCGAAACCCTGTGCGAAGAGGTCTGTGTGCGCGAAACCGCCGAGGGCAAGCCGGTCGAGATCGGCCGCCTGCAGCGCTATGCCACTGACACGCTGATGGAGAGGGGCGGGCATCCCTTCACCCGCGCCGAAGCGACCGGCAAGAAAATCGCTGTTGCAGGCGCCGGTCCGGCCGGCCTGGCTGCGGCGCACCGGTTGGCGATGCTGGGCCACAGCGTGGTTGTTTATGACGCCAAATCCAAGGCCGGCGGTCTCAATGAATTCGGGATTGCCGCCTATAAATCCACCAATGACTTTGCCCAGCGGGAAGTTGATTGGCTGCTGCAGATCGGCGGCATCACCATGGACTATGGCAAGAAATTGGGCGTTGACCTGTCTCTCGACGCGCTGAAAGAGGCCTACGACGCGGTCTTCCTCTCCATCGGCCTTGCCGGGGTCAATGCTCTGCGCGCTCCGGGAGAGGACAAGGATGGTGTGCGCGACGCGGTCGGCTTCATCGCTGATGTGCGTCAGGCCAGCGATCTGACCACGCTGCCGGTGGGCCGCAATGTGGTGGTGATCGGCGGCGGCATGACCGCGGTGGATGCGGCAGTGCAGTCCAAGCTGCTGGGCGCGGAAAACGTCACCATCGCCTACCGCCGCAGCCGAGAGGAGATGGGCGCCAGCCGGTTCGAACAGGATCTGGCGGCCTCGAAAGGTGTGAAGCTGATGTTCAACGTCATGCCCAGGGCGGTGCATGGCAATGGCGCAGCGGCCGAGATCGAATTGGAGTATACTGAGGTCACGGACGGCAAGGTCGCCGGCACCGGCGAGACCGTGCGGCTGGCCGCGGATCAGGTGTTCAAGGCCATCGGCCAGACGCTGGAGGGCCAGCCGGATGCGCTGGCGCTGGAGGGCCGCAAGATCAAGGTCGATGCCAACGGGCGCACCTCCGTGGCCGGGGTCTGGGCCGGCGGCGACTGTGCCTCGGGTGGCGAAGACCTCACCGTGACCGCCGTGGCCGAGGGCCGCGATGCTGCAATGGACATTCACTCCAGCCTGATGGGCTGA
- a CDS encoding Zn-dependent hydrolase, with amino-acid sequence MTSLGQNLKINGDRLWDSLMEMARIGPGVAGGNNRQTLTDEDGEGRALFQKWCEEAGCTMGLDQMGNMFARREGTDPEALPVYVGSHLDTQPTGGKYDGVLGVLGGLELIRSLNDMNIRTKHPVVVTNFTNEEGTRFAPAMLSSGVFAGIHTQDWAYGREDAEGKKFGDELKRIGWRGEEETGARKMHAFFELHIEQGPILEAEGKDIGVVTHGQGLSWTQVTITGKDAHTGSTPMPMRRNAGLAMARILEAVDEIAWSHAPHAVGAAGHIDVYPNSRNVIPGKAVFTVDFRSPDLDVITDMENRLREKATQIAEAMEVEIAYEKVGGFDPVSFDEGCVAAVRNAAERLGYSHQDLISGAGHDACWINRVAPTAMVMCPCVDGLSHNEAEEISKEWAEAGANVLFHAVVETAEIVE; translated from the coding sequence ATGACGTCGCTTGGACAAAATTTGAAGATCAATGGCGACAGGCTGTGGGACAGCCTGATGGAGATGGCCAGGATCGGGCCCGGTGTTGCGGGCGGCAACAACCGCCAGACCCTGACGGATGAGGATGGCGAAGGCCGCGCCCTGTTCCAGAAATGGTGCGAGGAGGCGGGCTGCACCATGGGGCTTGACCAGATGGGCAACATGTTTGCGCGGCGGGAAGGCACCGATCCGGAAGCACTGCCGGTCTATGTCGGCTCGCATCTCGACACCCAGCCGACCGGCGGCAAATATGACGGGGTGCTTGGCGTGCTCGGCGGGCTGGAGCTGATCCGTTCGCTCAACGACATGAACATCAGGACCAAACACCCGGTTGTGGTCACCAATTTCACCAATGAGGAAGGCACCCGCTTTGCCCCGGCGATGCTGTCGTCGGGTGTGTTTGCGGGTATCCATACCCAGGATTGGGCCTATGGCCGGGAGGATGCCGAAGGCAAAAAGTTCGGCGACGAACTGAAACGCATCGGCTGGCGCGGCGAAGAGGAAACCGGCGCCCGCAAGATGCACGCCTTTTTTGAGCTGCATATCGAACAGGGGCCGATCCTGGAGGCCGAAGGCAAGGACATCGGCGTGGTGACCCACGGCCAGGGCCTCAGCTGGACCCAGGTGACCATCACCGGCAAGGACGCCCATACCGGCTCCACCCCGATGCCGATGCGCCGCAATGCAGGTCTGGCGATGGCGCGGATCCTGGAGGCGGTGGACGAAATCGCCTGGAGCCATGCGCCGCATGCGGTGGGGGCGGCAGGCCATATCGACGTCTATCCCAACTCGCGCAACGTGATCCCGGGCAAGGCGGTCTTTACCGTCGATTTCCGCAGCCCGGACCTGGACGTGATCACCGATATGGAAAACCGCTTGCGCGAGAAGGCCACCCAGATTGCCGAGGCGATGGAGGTGGAGATCGCATATGAAAAGGTCGGCGGCTTTGATCCCGTGAGTTTTGACGAGGGCTGCGTGGCCGCGGTGCGCAATGCGGCGGAGCGGCTGGGCTATTCGCATCAGGATTTGATTTCCGGCGCCGGCCATGATGCCTGCTGGATCAACCGGGTGGCACCCACGGCGATGGTGATGTGCCCCTGTGTCGATGGCCTCAGCCACAACGAAGCGGAGGAGATCAGCAAGGAATGGGCCGAGGCTGGCGCCAATGTGCTGTTCCATGCGGTGGTCGAGACTGCGGAAATCGTGGAGTAA
- a CDS encoding YeeE/YedE family protein, with protein sequence MDAEWIRGLAGGILIGLGGAVYLLGNGRIMGASGILGGLLDGSGRSTAVERLAFLAGVFTVPLLIGTFADGTPETHITSNAAVLILAGLLVGVGTRAANGCTSGHGVCGISRLSLRGIAATAAFMFAGILTLAVMRRLLGVI encoded by the coding sequence ATGGATGCGGAATGGATTCGGGGGCTGGCCGGCGGTATCCTGATCGGTCTTGGCGGCGCGGTCTACCTGCTGGGAAACGGCCGGATCATGGGGGCCAGCGGCATCCTGGGCGGGCTGCTGGACGGCAGCGGCCGCAGCACCGCCGTTGAGCGGCTGGCCTTCCTGGCCGGGGTGTTTACTGTACCGCTGCTGATCGGCACATTCGCAGACGGCACGCCGGAGACCCATATCACCAGCAATGCAGCGGTGCTGATCCTTGCCGGACTGCTGGTAGGCGTCGGCACCCGTGCAGCCAACGGATGCACTTCGGGCCACGGGGTCTGCGGCATTTCCCGCCTGTCCCTGCGCGGGATTGCGGCAACAGCGGCCTTCATGTTCGCAGGCATTCTGACCCTGGCGGTGATGCGCCGGCTGCTTGGGGTGATCTGA
- a CDS encoding DUF2312 domain-containing protein, giving the protein MDITEDEKSENYRVTAGELRQFIERFERLDEEKKTIAEQQKEVMAEAKARGYDTKVMRKIIALRKRDQNDIAEEEAVLEMYKEALGM; this is encoded by the coding sequence ATGGATATCACCGAAGACGAAAAAAGCGAAAACTACCGTGTGACAGCCGGAGAACTGCGCCAGTTCATCGAACGGTTCGAGCGGCTGGACGAAGAGAAAAAGACCATCGCCGAGCAGCAGAAAGAGGTGATGGCCGAAGCCAAGGCGCGCGGCTATGACACCAAGGTGATGCGCAAGATCATCGCCCTGCGCAAGCGCGACCAGAATGACATCGCCGAAGAAGAGGCGGTGCTGGAAATGTACAAGGAAGCACTGGGCATGTGA
- a CDS encoding TIGR01244 family sulfur transferase: protein MDARVITPRYSVSPQISAEDLPAIAAAGYKTVICNRPDEEVPPSHQAEAIRAAAETAGLRFELLPLTHQTMTPENVALQRELYEGCEGPVLAYCASGTRCSVAWALSQACDMSADDILQKTQAAGYQLDGLRPALDALAGS, encoded by the coding sequence ATGGATGCACGTGTAATCACCCCCCGCTATTCGGTCTCGCCGCAGATCTCGGCTGAGGACCTGCCTGCCATTGCCGCAGCCGGCTACAAGACGGTGATCTGCAACCGTCCGGACGAGGAAGTGCCGCCCAGCCACCAGGCAGAGGCCATCCGCGCGGCTGCCGAAACCGCGGGACTGCGGTTCGAACTGCTGCCGCTGACCCATCAGACCATGACTCCTGAAAATGTGGCGCTGCAGCGCGAGCTGTATGAGGGCTGCGAAGGACCCGTGCTGGCATATTGCGCCTCCGGCACACGGTGTTCAGTGGCCTGGGCGCTGAGTCAGGCTTGCGACATGAGCGCCGACGACATCCTGCAAAAGACCCAGGCTGCAGGGTATCAGCTGGACGGTCTGCGCCCGGCACTGGACGCGCTGGCAGGCAGCTGA
- a CDS encoding DUF6691 family protein: MLRIVLSLTAGGLFGGGLMLSGMTDTARVQGWLDIFGRWDPTLAFVMGGALLPMALAWRLAEGRRPAAGGRFPAPPRAELDQRLILGSLLFGIGWGLAGLCPGPAMASLSYGGWQGAVFLAAMACGMMAAPRLSRHLDRRAANA, translated from the coding sequence ATGCTGCGGATTGTGCTGTCCCTGACCGCCGGCGGCCTGTTTGGCGGCGGGCTGATGCTGTCGGGCATGACCGACACTGCACGGGTGCAGGGCTGGCTGGATATCTTCGGCCGCTGGGATCCCACGTTGGCTTTTGTGATGGGCGGGGCGCTGCTGCCGATGGCACTGGCCTGGCGGCTGGCGGAAGGGCGGCGGCCTGCAGCCGGCGGCCGCTTCCCTGCCCCGCCGCGGGCGGAACTGGACCAGCGGCTCATTCTTGGCTCCTTGCTGTTCGGCATCGGCTGGGGGCTTGCGGGTCTCTGCCCCGGGCCGGCGATGGCCTCGCTCAGCTACGGCGGCTGGCAGGGCGCGGTGTTTCTGGCGGCGATGGCCTGCGGCATGATGGCCGCGCCGAGGCTCAGCCGGCATCTGGACCGTCGCGCCGCAAACGCGTAA
- a CDS encoding TetR family transcriptional regulator C-terminal domain-containing protein, which yields MPADRAPTRIQKKNRAAILEAALDVFSSHGFRGSTVDQIAKAAGLSKPNLLYYFPSKEAIFNELMAALLDTWLDPLRALNPDGEPLEEILAYVQRKLQMSRDFPRESRLYANEIVQGAPRLQEVIAGDLKVLVDEKAELLQGWMDAGRINRAHPKHLLFSIWSLTQHYADFDAQVRTLMGGEDPFDAAPQYLETLYRRMLTPRS from the coding sequence ATGCCCGCAGACCGCGCGCCCACCCGCATTCAGAAGAAGAATCGCGCCGCCATCCTGGAGGCAGCGCTGGACGTGTTTTCCAGCCATGGATTCCGCGGCTCGACCGTGGACCAGATCGCCAAGGCGGCCGGGCTGTCAAAGCCCAACCTGCTCTATTATTTCCCCTCCAAGGAAGCGATCTTCAACGAGCTGATGGCGGCGCTGCTGGACACCTGGCTGGATCCGCTGCGGGCCCTCAATCCCGATGGCGAGCCTCTGGAGGAAATCCTTGCCTATGTGCAGCGCAAGCTGCAAATGAGCCGGGACTTCCCGCGCGAAAGCCGTCTCTATGCCAATGAGATCGTGCAGGGCGCGCCACGGCTGCAAGAGGTTATTGCCGGGGATCTGAAAGTGCTGGTGGATGAGAAGGCGGAGCTGCTGCAGGGCTGGATGGATGCCGGGCGGATCAACCGGGCACATCCCAAGCACCTGCTGTTTTCGATCTGGTCGCTGACCCAGCACTATGCGGATTTCGATGCCCAGGTGCGCACGCTGATGGGCGGCGAAGACCCTTTCGACGCCGCACCGCAATACCTGGAAACCCTGTACCGCCGGATGCTTACACCGCGCAGCTGA
- the preA gene encoding NAD-dependent dihydropyrimidine dehydrogenase subunit PreA, whose amino-acid sequence MADLTTEFLGIKSPNPFWLASAPPTDKEYNVRRAFEAGWGGVVWKTLGAEGPPVVNVNGPRYGAIWGADRRLLGLNNIELITDRPLQTNLAEITRVKKDYPDRAVIVSLMVPCEEQAWKDILPQVEATGADGIELNFGCPHGMAERGMGSAVGQVPEYIQMVTEWCKQYYSKPVIVKLTPNITDIRHPARAAHAGNADAVSLINTINSITSVDLDNMAPEPTIAGKGTHGGYCGPAVKPIALNMVAEIARDAQTRGLPISAIGGVTTWRDAAEFMAMGAGNVQVCTAAMTYGFKVVQEMISGLSAWMDEKGYTSTRDFIGMAVPNVTDWQYLDLNYVTKARISQDDCIKCGRCYAACEDTSHQAIAMSADRVFTVKDDECVACNLCVNVCPVEGCITMEEVPAGQIDERTGEVVSGDYANWTTHPNNPAATAAE is encoded by the coding sequence ATGGCTGATCTGACAACAGAATTTCTGGGGATCAAATCCCCGAACCCGTTCTGGCTGGCCTCGGCGCCGCCGACCGACAAGGAATACAACGTCCGCCGCGCATTCGAGGCCGGCTGGGGCGGTGTGGTCTGGAAGACGCTGGGCGCCGAAGGCCCGCCGGTGGTCAATGTGAACGGCCCGCGCTATGGCGCGATCTGGGGCGCTGACCGGCGCCTGCTGGGTTTGAACAACATCGAGCTGATCACCGACCGTCCCCTGCAGACCAACCTCGCGGAAATCACCCGCGTCAAGAAGGACTACCCCGACCGGGCGGTGATCGTCTCGCTGATGGTGCCCTGCGAGGAGCAGGCGTGGAAGGACATCCTGCCGCAGGTCGAGGCCACCGGCGCCGACGGGATCGAGCTGAACTTCGGCTGCCCGCACGGCATGGCCGAACGCGGCATGGGGTCTGCGGTGGGTCAGGTGCCGGAGTACATCCAGATGGTCACCGAGTGGTGCAAGCAGTACTATTCCAAGCCGGTGATCGTGAAGCTGACCCCGAACATCACAGATATCCGCCACCCGGCCCGCGCGGCGCATGCGGGCAACGCTGATGCGGTCAGCCTGATCAACACCATCAACTCGATCACCTCGGTGGATCTCGACAATATGGCGCCGGAGCCGACCATCGCCGGCAAGGGCACCCACGGCGGCTATTGCGGCCCGGCGGTGAAGCCGATTGCGCTGAACATGGTGGCGGAAATTGCCCGTGACGCACAGACCCGCGGCCTGCCGATCTCGGCCATCGGCGGCGTCACCACCTGGCGCGACGCGGCGGAGTTCATGGCGATGGGTGCCGGCAACGTGCAGGTCTGCACCGCGGCGATGACCTATGGTTTCAAGGTGGTTCAGGAAATGATCTCCGGCCTGTCCGCCTGGATGGATGAGAAAGGTTATACCTCGACCCGGGATTTCATCGGCATGGCGGTGCCGAATGTGACCGACTGGCAGTATCTGGACCTGAACTATGTCACCAAGGCACGGATCAGCCAGGACGACTGCATCAAATGCGGCCGCTGCTATGCGGCCTGCGAGGATACCTCGCACCAGGCCATCGCGATGAGCGCGGACCGGGTGTTCACCGTGAAGGACGACGAATGCGTCGCCTGCAACCTCTGTGTGAATGTCTGCCCGGTCGAGGGCTGCATCACGATGGAAGAGGTGCCGGCGGGCCAGATTGACGAACGCACCGGCGAGGTGGTCTCGGGCGATTACGCCAATTGGACCACACATCCGAACAACCCGGCGGCAACAGCCGCCGAATAA
- a CDS encoding RidA family protein: MPAISVHPEGWKPAKGYANGMVAEGRLLFVGGQIGWTADQVFEAQDFIGQMSQALRNILAVVEAAGGTAPDITRLTWFVTDKAEYLAHQAEVGKAYRAVMGYHFPAMTMVVVSALVEDEAKIEIEATAVLPG, from the coding sequence ATGCCGGCCATCAGCGTGCACCCCGAAGGGTGGAAGCCCGCCAAAGGCTATGCCAACGGCATGGTGGCCGAGGGACGGCTGCTGTTTGTCGGCGGCCAGATCGGCTGGACCGCGGACCAGGTGTTTGAAGCGCAGGATTTCATCGGTCAGATGAGCCAGGCACTGCGCAACATCCTGGCGGTCGTGGAGGCCGCAGGCGGAACAGCGCCGGACATCACCCGGCTGACCTGGTTCGTGACCGACAAGGCGGAATACCTCGCCCATCAGGCAGAGGTCGGCAAAGCCTACCGTGCGGTGATGGGCTATCACTTCCCGGCGATGACCATGGTGGTGGTCTCTGCGCTGGTCGAGGATGAGGCCAAGATCGAAATCGAAGCCACCGCAGTGCTGCCGGGCTGA
- a CDS encoding cupin domain-containing protein has protein sequence MRINADFSTRAAVHFEDTPWVPSPAPGVERKMLDRIGGEVARATSIVRFAPGSAFDPHVHDGGEEFLVLEGVFQDEHGDFPAGAYVRNPPTTSHTPAAAEGAVILVKLHQFDPADRTEVKTRTGVPAREQKLFQDAVETVTLQSWAPGQAVSLEASGGAEIFVVDGSYSESGEEFRRWDWLRLPPGSRFDATVGAEGAKIWMKTGHLAQLIV, from the coding sequence ATGCGTATCAATGCCGATTTCAGCACACGCGCCGCGGTGCATTTCGAGGACACGCCCTGGGTGCCCAGCCCGGCACCGGGGGTAGAGCGCAAGATGCTCGACCGCATCGGCGGGGAAGTGGCCCGCGCCACCTCCATCGTCCGTTTTGCGCCGGGGTCCGCCTTTGATCCGCATGTGCACGACGGCGGCGAGGAGTTTCTGGTGCTGGAGGGGGTGTTTCAGGACGAGCATGGCGATTTCCCGGCAGGCGCCTACGTGCGCAATCCGCCCACCACCAGCCATACGCCCGCCGCGGCGGAGGGCGCGGTGATCCTGGTCAAGCTGCACCAGTTCGACCCCGCCGACCGGACCGAGGTCAAAACCCGCACCGGCGTCCCTGCGCGGGAACAGAAGCTGTTCCAGGACGCCGTTGAAACCGTGACGCTGCAATCCTGGGCGCCTGGGCAGGCGGTCAGTCTGGAGGCCTCTGGCGGGGCGGAAATCTTTGTGGTTGACGGCAGCTACAGTGAAAGCGGCGAGGAATTCCGCCGCTGGGATTGGCTGCGGCTGCCGCCCGGCAGCCGGTTCGACGCCACCGTTGGCGCAGAAGGCGCAAAAATCTGGATGAAAACCGGCCACCTAGCGCAATTGATCGTCTGA